One segment of Nitrososphaerota archaeon DNA contains the following:
- a CDS encoding alkaline phosphatase family protein, which translates to MDTITFLLFQRRADLHRNSSDELQLAHKVLVIGLDGATWRVINQLISQGELPTLQRIIANGSSGTLTTIVPPLTPPAWVSSVTGVNPGKHNIYDFISHSNYKSSFVNATNMRAEPIWRILSRAGLRYVVINVPVTFPPDRNDNGVMISGMDAPSEKYQYTYPDSVKKKLDAIGYRIDCGGPTNFQGNSKRYLDVVLDTIDRRERVALDLMRSVSWDFFMVVETASDRVQHFYWKYFDTTYPNYDSSFRSRELDIIPVVYQRLDTMLDRLISTNDGNVNVFIISDHGFGPRTTDVYINNYLITSDFLSMKKVKVRSGFRRVILNVASIPIKLKIPLDFLIRFAPPSVINPFLLGGRFSLEDVDWSATKAIFLSYTGRSFLVNLKGREPQGIVDQKDYDRVRDDIILNIKNLTDPATGRKVVRSVYKKEEICKGNFVNNAPDLVLEMEDGYCAKDGLGNTIFTSPKAVLLSETGDHQPEGIILAYGPDVAQGRKIENASILDIVPTVLCLMNRPLPDYLDGKVLSDTLNETFRNSGKIIYEKNISEKDRIRSALAGLRSSAFGGKLGDGDKG; encoded by the coding sequence GTGGATACCATTACCTTTTTATTGTTTCAAAGAAGGGCCGACCTTCACCGCAATAGCTCAGATGAACTCCAGTTGGCACACAAGGTTCTGGTAATTGGTCTGGATGGTGCAACCTGGCGGGTCATAAATCAACTGATCAGCCAAGGCGAGCTCCCAACTTTACAGCGCATCATCGCAAATGGATCGTCCGGAACGCTAACTACGATAGTCCCGCCTCTCACACCGCCTGCTTGGGTTTCTTCGGTAACTGGGGTTAATCCAGGCAAACACAACATCTATGATTTTATTTCTCACTCTAACTATAAGTCCAGTTTTGTGAATGCGACCAACATGAGGGCAGAGCCGATATGGCGAATACTTAGCCGAGCCGGATTGCGATACGTCGTGATTAATGTCCCTGTAACCTTCCCACCCGACAGAAATGACAATGGTGTGATGATAAGCGGAATGGACGCTCCTTCGGAGAAGTATCAATATACTTATCCGGACTCTGTGAAGAAAAAATTAGATGCCATTGGATACAGAATTGATTGTGGTGGTCCCACCAATTTCCAAGGCAATTCAAAGCGTTATCTAGATGTAGTATTGGACACTATAGATCGAAGAGAAAGAGTAGCTCTGGACCTGATGAGGTCTGTGTCTTGGGATTTCTTCATGGTGGTGGAGACTGCGTCCGATAGAGTGCAGCACTTCTATTGGAAATACTTCGATACTACATATCCCAACTATGATTCTTCATTCAGATCGAGAGAACTCGACATTATACCCGTCGTCTACCAACGTCTTGATACGATGTTAGACCGGCTAATATCTACCAATGACGGTAATGTAAATGTCTTCATAATTTCGGATCATGGTTTCGGTCCTCGCACTACAGATGTGTACATTAACAACTATCTCATCACCTCGGACTTCCTATCGATGAAGAAGGTGAAAGTCAGAAGCGGGTTCCGGAGGGTAATTCTAAACGTAGCGTCAATCCCAATTAAACTGAAGATACCTCTCGATTTTCTGATAAGATTCGCTCCACCATCAGTAATTAATCCGTTCTTGTTGGGTGGTCGTTTTTCATTAGAAGATGTCGATTGGAGCGCTACGAAAGCTATCTTCTTGTCTTATACTGGAAGGAGTTTTTTGGTAAACTTGAAAGGGAGGGAACCACAAGGCATAGTAGATCAGAAGGATTACGACAGAGTACGTGACGATATTATTCTCAATATCAAGAATCTAACAGATCCCGCTACAGGTCGAAAAGTTGTAAGAAGTGTCTACAAGAAGGAGGAAATTTGCAAAGGTAATTTTGTGAATAATGCTCCGGATCTTGTTTTGGAAATGGAGGACGGCTATTGCGCTAAAGATGGCTTAGGTAACACAATCTTCACTTCTCCGAAGGCTGTTCTTCTGAGCGAAACCGGTGACCATCAACCCGAGGGAATCATACTGGCTTATGGCCCTGATGTGGCACAGGGCCGAAAGATTGAGAACGCTTCGATACTGGACATCGTTCCGACAGTACTTTGTCTCATGAATCGGCCACTGCCAGATTACCTCGACGGAAAAGTCCTATCTGACACACTGAATGAGACCTTTAGAAATTCAGGAAAAATTATATATGAAAAGAACATCTCTGAGAAGGACAGAATACGGTCAGCGCTTGCTGGTCTTCGTTCCAGTGCCTTTGGTGGCAAATTAGGTGATGGTGATAAGGGTTGA
- a CDS encoding class I SAM-dependent methyltransferase: MNSESFTDVFPSYKPRALKGKLRYDVMPFVGATVQTLKPRQLLDVGSATGLYVLAIRRRRVASFGIDASEEALSRAPDSVKNYLYKVDLDNDRFPFPDDSFDVVLCLRVAEFLNNPEHAFGEISRVVRNQALFIMINPRSFNRQIMKCALPKRSWLAILQASGLQETRYCKYLEIKFKLRYLRNFIRTMSIDSDGIQALISTISLICGYHYLFIVSKKGRPSPQ; encoded by the coding sequence ATGAACTCAGAGTCCTTCACTGATGTATTCCCATCCTACAAGCCACGGGCGCTTAAGGGGAAGCTGCGTTATGATGTCATGCCATTTGTTGGCGCAACTGTTCAAACGCTGAAGCCAAGACAATTACTGGATGTTGGAAGTGCTACTGGGCTCTATGTTCTCGCCATTCGCAGAAGACGTGTTGCCTCGTTTGGAATTGATGCGAGTGAAGAGGCCCTTTCGAGGGCGCCAGATTCTGTTAAGAACTATCTGTACAAGGTAGACTTAGATAACGATCGGTTCCCTTTTCCTGATGATTCATTCGATGTCGTGCTTTGTCTTAGAGTGGCGGAGTTTCTTAATAATCCTGAACATGCATTCGGCGAAATCAGCAGAGTTGTAAGGAATCAGGCTCTGTTTATAATGATCAATCCAAGATCATTTAACCGCCAAATCATGAAATGTGCTCTGCCAAAGAGGTCTTGGCTTGCGATTCTCCAAGCAAGCGGATTACAAGAAACACGGTATTGCAAATATCTAGAGATCAAGTTCAAGTTACGATATCTTCGAAACTTTATTAGAACCATGTCAATCGACTCTGATGGTATTCAAGCATTGATATCGACTATTTCATTGATCTGTGGATACCATTACCTTTTTATTGTTTCAAAGAAGGGCCGACCTTCACCGCAATAG
- a CDS encoding class I SAM-dependent methyltransferase → MKSLSIKEGAVILDCGCGEGFFSWLVSRVNNCTVHSLDINYELVSQLNEKTRSQNIHPLIGDVAHFPYRRECFDAIILSEVLEHVRNDNEVLKELYASLKVGGILVITVPNNNYPFFWDPPNKIREKLRLGHFKVNGLFGGIWAHHLRLYTYHEIIDVVTKSGLNVEYSLTLTHYCLPFNYALIYLSKRTGDVSPFFSKSIASISTYKSESISNTALSRLANFVLSIWRKVDARNVEPYRLENSSVSILVKAVKK, encoded by the coding sequence ATGAAGTCTCTTTCAATCAAAGAAGGAGCCGTTATCTTAGATTGTGGGTGCGGTGAAGGATTCTTCTCATGGCTGGTTTCGCGGGTAAACAATTGTACAGTACATTCACTAGACATAAATTATGAATTGGTTTCGCAGCTAAACGAAAAGACGCGATCACAAAATATCCACCCCTTGATCGGTGACGTAGCCCATTTCCCCTATAGGCGGGAATGCTTTGACGCAATTATTCTTTCTGAAGTTTTAGAACATGTACGGAATGATAATGAGGTTTTAAAAGAACTTTACGCAAGTTTGAAGGTCGGAGGAATTCTAGTAATCACTGTGCCAAACAATAATTATCCATTCTTTTGGGATCCTCCCAATAAAATACGGGAAAAGTTGAGGTTAGGTCACTTCAAGGTGAATGGCTTATTCGGGGGAATATGGGCGCATCATTTACGTCTCTATACGTATCATGAAATAATAGACGTCGTAACAAAATCCGGGCTAAACGTGGAGTATTCGCTGACTTTGACACATTACTGTTTACCTTTCAATTACGCTTTAATTTACCTTTCCAAAAGAACAGGAGATGTTTCACCATTCTTTAGTAAATCGATTGCATCAATATCTACCTACAAATCAGAATCAATTTCGAACACGGCTTTATCCAGACTAGCTAATTTTGTTTTGAGTATATGGCGAAAGGTTGATGCGCGTAACGTGGAGCCATATCGATTAGAAAATTCTTCTGTTTCTATACTAGTAAAAGCAGTAAAAAAATAA
- a CDS encoding glycosyltransferase family 4 protein: MKRAFQGILMITPFFSPNIGGVETHLDDLCKYLTLKNYQVLVITYQPLTTKGKSSKLEKSQNLEVRRIDWLGYGLFNRLERYPLLEFFYLTPPLLLYSLFFILARRKNIDVIHAHGLNAALITKVCASVFRKRSVVSSHAVYNLDNRRLMARLVHIILASFDTILVLGRRSFSDLLAAGLPKSKMIVYHHWVDQNLFSPQDKKASKRVLGLSDKFTVLFVGRLIAAKGVMQLISAMEYLSDVDCLIVGDGPLSETIRRIASNRKNIIYFGKVDTKTLAKVYSAADITVVPSLYEEPFGRVISEALSCGTPVIASNRGGIPDILDQTVGILIEPTVSGIKEAIIRIKNDPGLLKLLTSNSRRYAEQNFSDKNSQTIESAYTVHGNVMG, translated from the coding sequence ATGAAAAGAGCATTTCAAGGTATATTAATGATAACCCCTTTTTTCAGTCCTAACATTGGAGGAGTCGAGACTCACCTAGACGACTTATGCAAATATCTTACGTTGAAAAATTATCAGGTTCTCGTTATTACATATCAGCCTTTAACAACAAAGGGCAAAAGCTCTAAACTTGAAAAGAGTCAAAATTTAGAGGTGCGAAGGATAGATTGGCTCGGATACGGTCTTTTCAATAGGCTTGAACGTTATCCGCTTTTAGAATTTTTTTATTTAACCCCTCCATTGCTTCTGTACTCGCTATTTTTCATTTTAGCTAGACGAAAGAACATCGATGTTATTCATGCTCATGGGCTAAATGCGGCGCTAATAACTAAGGTATGCGCTTCAGTGTTTAGGAAGCGCAGTGTTGTAAGTTCCCACGCAGTATATAATTTAGATAATCGTCGGTTGATGGCAAGACTAGTTCACATTATTCTTGCTTCATTCGATACTATTCTTGTTTTGGGTCGAAGGTCGTTTAGTGACCTTTTAGCTGCGGGTCTCCCAAAGAGCAAAATGATAGTGTATCATCATTGGGTAGACCAAAACCTTTTCTCTCCACAGGATAAAAAGGCGTCTAAACGTGTTCTTGGTCTTAGCGATAAATTTACAGTACTTTTTGTGGGAAGACTAATAGCCGCAAAAGGAGTGATGCAGCTAATATCCGCAATGGAATATCTCAGTGATGTGGATTGCCTTATCGTCGGCGATGGACCTTTATCTGAAACTATAAGGCGGATAGCAAGCAACCGCAAGAACATTATTTACTTCGGGAAAGTTGATACTAAAACACTAGCCAAAGTGTACAGTGCAGCGGATATTACTGTAGTGCCTTCGTTGTATGAGGAGCCTTTTGGTCGAGTGATATCTGAAGCATTATCCTGCGGAACGCCAGTGATAGCATCTAATAGGGGCGGTATACCTGATATTCTTGATCAAACTGTTGGTATTCTGATCGAACCAACCGTTTCTGGGATAAAAGAAGCGATCATAAGAATCAAAAATGATCCGGGTCTTCTGAAGTTGCTCACTTCTAACAGTAGACGTTATGCGGAACAAAATTTTTCCGACAAAAACTCGCAAACAATTGAAAGCGCATATACAGTTCACGGAAATGTTATGGGATAA